One window of Hevea brasiliensis isolate MT/VB/25A 57/8 unplaced genomic scaffold, ASM3005281v1 Scaf565, whole genome shotgun sequence genomic DNA carries:
- the LOC131177549 gene encoding putative pentatricopeptide repeat-containing protein At1g12700, mitochondrial produces the protein MLMSARRIFTRAGRFFHFQLQTEMGIIQSPSLLFANYFHSSTSMHVPKDAKSQRFLRSKFNSSSFRDVDDALAFFNHIILMRPLPSIVQFCRFLSALVGMKQYHTVISLCRTIESLGISHSVYSLSILINCFCRLHLVNFGFSILGKFIKFGLEPNTVTFTTLINGLCIDGKINGAVDFFNDMVTGGYQPNVHTYNVIVNALCKCGKTNVAIKLLKGMGERGCEPDVVTYNAIMDALCKDKLIIEALNLFSQMRNRGISPSVITYNCLIQGICNLGKWNQALALLKEMAGQNISPNIITFSILIDNLCKEGLVSKAQEIMKIMIQQGVKPDVVTYSSLMDGFCLCNQMDEATKLFDHMVSSGIADVFSYNILINGYCKSKRIDEATKLLDEMIKTSLVPNFVTYTTLIKGLWEAGQPGIALEVFKNMCSHGQQPDKVTFSIILDGLCKQGYLDEALTLFKAMEKSRLKVNCVSYNILINGMCRAGRLTDAKELFSRLFEKGLQPDVYTYSIIIKGLCNEGLLDEAYKVFRGMEECGCLPDGCCYNVIIQGFLRHKDIPEATLLIDEMVDKGFSADATTFELVTHLLRNDNLILTKLRNRSKCHKGANFK, from the coding sequence ATGTTAATGTCGGCGCGGAGGATTTTCACAAGGGCTGGGAGGTTCTTCCACTTTCAACTGCAAACGGAAATGGGTATCATTCAATCTCCATCCTTATTATTTGCCAATTACTTTCATTCTTCTACTTCCATGCATGTTCCtaaagatgcaaaatctcaacgtTTCTTGAGATCTAAGTTCAATTCTTCTTCTTTTAGGGACGTTGATGATGCCTTAGCTTTCTTTAATCATATCATTCTTATGCGTCCTCTGCCTTCTATTGTTCAGTTTTGTCGATTTTTATCTGCCCTTGTGGGGATGAAACAATATCACACGGTCATCTCTTTGTGCAGAACAATTGAGTCTCTAGGAATCTCTCACAGTGTTTATTCTCTTTCTATATTGATTAACTGTTTCTGCCGATTACACCTTGTGAATTTTGGCTTCTCAATTTTGgggaaatttatcaaatttggatTGGAGCCCAATACTGTGACATTTACTACCTTAATTAATGGGCTCTGCATAGATGGTAAAATCAATGGAGCAGTAGATTTTTTCAATGATATGGTTACTGGAGGATATCAACCTAATGTTCATACCTACAATGTGATAGTAAATGCTCTCTGTAAATGTGGGAAAACAAATGTGGCTATTAAGTTGCTAAAGGGAATGGGTGAGAGAGGTTGTGAGCCAGATGTTGTGACATACAATGCAATTATGGACGCCCTTTGCAAGGATAAGCTAATTATTGAGGCTTTAAACCTCTTCTCCCAAATGAGGAATAGAGGCATTTCACCTAGTGTCATCACTTACAATTGCTTAATTCAAGGTATTTGCAATTTGGGCAAATGGAATcaagctttggccttgttgaaaGAAATGGCGGGGCAAAACATATCACCAAACATTATTACCTTCAGTATATTGATTGACAATCTTTGCAAGGAAGGACTGGTTTCAAAAGctcaagaaataatgaaaataatgatcCAACAAGGGGTGAAGCCTGATGTTGTCACTTACAGTTCTTTGATGGACGGATTTTGTCTGTGTAACCAAATGGATGAAGCTACAAAATTATTTGATCATATGGTAAGCAGTGGCATAGCTGATGTCTTTAGCTACAACATCTTGATTAATGGATACTGCAAGAGCAAAAGGATAGATGAAGCAACAAAACTTTTGGATGAAATGATTAAAACTAGTTTAGTTCCCAACTTTGTTACTTATACTACTCTTATTAAGGGATTGTGGGAAGCAGGGCAACCTGGAATTGCACTAGAAGTTTTCAAGAACATGTGTTCTCATGGTCAGCAGCCAGATAAAGTGACTTTTTCAATCATTCTTGATGGCTTGTGCAAACAAGGGTATCTTGATGAGGCACTCACACTATTTAAAGCGATGGAAAAAAGTCGGTTGAAGGTTAATTGTGTGAGCTATAACATTTTGATTAATGGTATGTGTAGAGCTGGGAGGCTTACTGATGCCAAGGAATTGTTTTCTAGGCTTTTTGAAAAAGGTTTACAACCTGATGTTTATACATATAGTATAATAATAAAAGGACTTTGCAATGAAGGTTTACTAGATGAAGCATACAAAGTCTTTAGAGGAATGGAAGAGTGTGGATGTTTACCGGATGGTTGCTGTTATAATGTGATTATTCAAGGGTTTCTCAGGCATAAAGATATACCAGAGGCAACACTACTTATTGATGAAATGGTTGATAAAGGATTCTCTGCAGATGCCACCACCTTTGAATTGGTAACACATTTATTGCGCAATGACAATCTCATTCTGACAAAACTACGAAATCGTTCCAAATGTCATAAAGGTGCAAATTTTAAGTGA
- the LOC131177550 gene encoding putative pentatricopeptide repeat-containing protein At1g12700, mitochondrial produces the protein MKQYHTVISLSRTIESLGISHDIYSLSILIDCFCRLHLVNFGFSILGKIIKFGMEPNTVTFTTFIKGLCIDGKINGAVDFFNDMVAGGYQPDVHTYNVIVNALCKCGKTNVAIELLKGMVERGCEPDVVTYNAIVDALCKDKLVIEALDLFSQMRNKCISPNVVTYTCLIQGLCNLGKWNQALALLKEMAGQNISPNIITLLGDLKMHLRFSRACVLMVVTDKVTFSIILDGLCKQGYLDEALTLFKAMEKSRLKVNCVSYSILINGLQPDVYTYSIIIKGLCNEGLLDEAYKVFRGMEECGCLPDGCCYNVIIQGFLRHKDIPEATLLIDEMVDKGFSADATTFELVTHLLRNDNLILTKLRNRSKCSKGANFK, from the exons ATGAAACAATATCACACGGTTATTTCTTTGTCCAGAACAATTGAGTCTCTAGGAATCTCACACGATATTTACTCTCTTTCTATATTGATTGACTGTTTCTGCCGCTTACACCTTGTGAATTTTGGCTTCTCAATTCTggggaaaattatcaaatttggaaTGGAGCCCAATACTGTGACATTTACTACCTTTATTAAAGGGCTCTGTATAGATGGTAAAATCAATGGAGCAGTAGATTTTTTCAATGATATGGTTGCTGGAGGTTATCAACCTGATGTTCATACCTACAATGTGATAGTAAATGCTCTTTGTAAATGTGGGAAAACAAATGTGGCTATTGAGTTGCTAAAGGGaatggttgagagaggttgtgAGCCAGATGTTGTGACATACAATGCAATTGTGGACGCTCTTTGCAAGGATAAGCTAGTTATTGAGGCTTTAGACCTCTTCTCTCAAATGAGGAATAAATGTATTTCACCTAATGTTGTCACTTACACCTGCTTAATTCAAGGTCTTTGCAATTTAGGCAAATGGAATcaagctttggccttgttgaaaGAAATGGCGGGGCAAAACATATCACCAAACATTATTACCTTG CTGGGCGACCTGAAAATGCACTTGAGGTTTTCAAGAGCATGTGTTCTCATGGTCGTGACGGATAAAGTGACTTTTTCAATCATTCTTGATGGCTTGTGCAAACAAGGGTATCTTGATGAGGCACTCACACTATTTAAAGCGATGGAAAAAAGTCGGTTGAAGGTTAATTGTGTGAGCTATAGCATTTTGATTAATG GTTTACAACCTGATGTTTATACATATAGTATAATAATAAAAGGACTTTGCAATGAAGGTTTACTAGATGAAGCATACAAAGTCTTTAGAGGAATGGAAGAGTGTGGATGTTTACCAGATGGTTGCTGTTATAATGTGATTATTCAAGGGTTTCTCAGGCATAAAGATATACCAGAGGCAACACTACTTATTGATGAAATGGTTGATAAAGGATTCTCTGCAGATGCCACCACCTTTGAATTGGTAACACATTTATTGCGCAATGACAATCTCATTCTGACAAAACTACGAAATCGTTCCAAATGTTCTAAAGGTGCAAATTTTAAGTGA